One window of the Sparus aurata chromosome 17, fSpaAur1.1, whole genome shotgun sequence genome contains the following:
- the arid1aa gene encoding AT-rich interactive domain-containing protein 1A isoform X2, translating into MAAQVASAATLNTSPPSELKKPDRDHKEESVPGEKQSDKKQPGLDSGSPGRGDLQDGADGGNAGGGGEPEMKNGNGNPPRANNNNQNDSVGPEGNNHPGLVHHHGPAFPPPSYGYSQHYGRAPFHQHGGQQSPGMAAAAGPVVQSSNMMDPYQPNSHEHGFSNHQFNNYNPFPNRTPYPGQAYAMNSPRSTQAPTAGGQPANVKQQPPAGGPTAMAGSYNNQRYNIGNPQPTSTPTLNKLLTSPSSTRAYPNYPSSDYSSQEGASKGPADMGSSGLYGGSTPGWQQRSHLPSPMSPGSAGQPLVRTQPPGPIDPMSKMRGQPYGAGSPYSQQTQQGPPTGPQQGPGYPGQGYGPPGPQRYPVGMQGRTPGGMGGMPYGPQMGSYGQQGPAGYGSQGQAPYYAQPGQAPHPGQQQTPYSQPPQGQPGGQTPYPGQPHPPPTSATHTQGGPPYQQPHMPPQSQGPLPGPSQGPPQSQPPYSQASAPQSGQSLYAQQQGPPSQAPQQPSSQDTPGSQGQSSYPGSTPGPQQPPSQQQQAQSQPPQQPQGHSQHPQGQPAAYTANPQQQQQAQQSTYQRFPPPPQQEVSQDSFQSNAPPSTQTKSGPEDSQGRPSSLPDLSGSIDDLPTGAEGALSPGVSTSGVSSSQGEQSNQAESPFSPHTSPHLPGIRGPSPSPAGSPASASTPRTGPLSPANIPGTQMPPRPSSVQSDGSLHPAMSQSPMAQDRGFMQRNPQMPPYGSPQSASALSPRQSSGGQMHPAMGPYQQNNSMAGYGQQGGQYGPQGYPRQPGYGNMPNATYPGPGMGPINPMAGQGGGPPYSGMPPGRMPPNQMGARPYGPNMGPNMGPNMGPNIPPNMGNMPPQVGSGMCPPPGMNRKPQDPAAMQHPATNSMHNRMPGYPNMSPGMMASGPPYGPPMNNMPGMMNTQGGSPYPMGPNMANNSSGMAPSPEVNNKMNNKVDGTVTPKPEPKSKKSNSSTTTNEKITRLYELGPEPDRKMWVDRYLAFIEEKAMPMTNLPAVGRKPLDLFRLYMSVKDIGGMTQVNKNKKWRDLAASLNVGTSSSAASSLKKQYIQCLYAFECKIERGEDPPPEIFTDNKKNQAAKVQPPSPASLCSTAGSGSLQGPQTPQSTSSSMAEGGDLKPPTPASTPHTQMPPMPPGSSVNLQDPFSEGNDPAFPRKNLTPNSTYQPGMNTPDMQGRMGTYEPNKDPFGNMRKVGEQFLPANQGPNSGVGDQQQQQQQPPPQQQQQQQQQQQQQQPPFNRGPPGAMGTMPMGPRQQYPYGPGYDRRSEQGMGPEGNMGSGAPQPNPMMPANADTGMYSPNRFPPQQPRHDSYGNQYPGQGTPPTGSYPNQQPGMYPQQQQQQQQQSYKRPVEGGYPPSKRHETEYSGPFHGGQQPPQQQQQQQGGASAPSSGQQETYNQYSGSGPFPGSDRRPPGPGNQYPFPFGRERMQGATGPNAQPNMPPQMMQAGPEGPQGGMWQGPRDMNYQNYPGRQGGPGGPPQGPGYPGMNRSEEMMSSEQRMNHDGQWGSQMGPRQPPYGPAGPGQPMPRSVQSNYQPPQGVQNHIPQVSSPASMPRPMESRTSPSKSPYMHGVMKMQKAGPPVPASHIVPPPVQSPLIRRDMPFPPGSVEASHPVLKPRRRLTVKDIGTPEAWRVMMSLKSGLLGESTWALDTINILLYDDSTISTFDLNTLPGLLELVVEYFRRCLIEIFGILREYEVGDTGQRTLLDPDALKRDWDRTEEEEPRAEDMEQGEEDDEEEEEQETEGTAHVKEEEEQKQCSESRGRDEKTQDEERKSKSSSSEQTGSLQSSAAQERPKQASKFDKFPVKVVRKKDPFVAGQSNNHGKLQEFDSGLLHWSAGGGDSTEHIQTHFEPRKDFLEPRERIPVPPVLLRRRVPEEEMPENCLPVEEDKRKHQDEDEQPKETSPSEKTAVSEKASCEEEKTTDSETKTIEKAVKSHQENSKSILSAISGLTQKSQQSGTILEDEPHSKDEGPLIALANWQDSLARRCICISNIVRSLSFVPGNDHEMSKHPGLLLLLGRLILLHHRHPERKQAPLTYEKDEDSDEGVGQRDEWWWDCLGLLRENTLVTLANISGQLDLSVYPESICLPLLDGLLHWAVCPSAEAQDPFPTLGPHSALSPQRLVLETLSKLSIQDNNVDLILATPPFSRLEKLYGNLVRLIGDRKIAVCREMAVVLLANLAQGDTMAARAIAVQKGSVGNLLGFLEDSLAATQLQQSQSSLLHLQGMHFEPTSPDMMRRAARALHALAKVEENHSEFTLHESRLLDLSVSPLMNSLVSHVICDVLFLIGQS; encoded by the exons ATGGCCGCTCAGGTCGCCAGCGCCGCCACTCTTAACACTAGTCCGCCTTCCGAACTCAAAAAGCCGGATCGAGACCACAAGGAGGAGTCGGTACCGGGGGAGAAGCAATCAGACAAAAAGCAGCCGGGCTTGGACAGCGGATCGCCGGGCCGGGGGGATCTGCAGGACGGGGCCGACGGTGGAAatgcagggggaggaggggaacCTGAGATGAAGAACGGGAATGGGAACCCGCCCAGGGCTAACAATAATAACCAGAATGACTCTGTCGGACCGGAGGGAAATAACCATCCCGGTTTGGTGCATCACCACGGCCCCGCTTTTCCTCCACCTTCGTACGGATACAGTCAGCACTACGGTCGGGCCCCTTTTCATCAACATGGCGGACAACAAAGCCCTGGCATGGCAGCTGCTGCGGGTCCGGTCGTGCAGTCGAGCAACATGATGGACCCGTATCAACCTAATTCACACGAACATGGCTTTTCAAACCACCAGTTCAACAATTACAACCCGTTCCCGAACAGGACTCCCTACCCCGGCCAGGCGTACGCCATGAACTCCCCTCGCAGTACCCAGGCGCCGACAGCTGGGGGGCAGCCAGCTAACGTTAAGCAGCAGCCACCAGCGGGAGGACCAACGGCGATGGCTGGATCTTACAATAACCAGAGATATAACATTGGAAACCCCCAGCCCACGTCCACGCCGACACTCAACAAGCTCCTAACCTCCCCGAGCTCAACGCGGGCATACCCAAACTACCCGTCTAGCGACTACAGTAGCCAAGAAGGAGCTAGTAAGGGACCAGCAGACATGGGCAGTAGCGGTCTGTATGGAGGGAGCACTCCGGGTTGGCAACAAAGAAGCCATCTCCCGTCGCCCATGAGCCCGGGAAGTGCCGGGCAGCCGCTAGTTAGAACCCAG CCACCTGGTCCCATAGACCCAATGAGCAAAATGAGAGGTCAACCATACGGAGCAGGCAGTCCATACAGTCAGCAGACGCAGCAGGGGCCTCCCACCGGCCCACAACAGGGGCCCGGTTACCCTGGCCAGGGTTATGGTCCTCCAGGTCCGCAGAGATATCCAGTTGGAATGCAAGGACGAACACCTGGAGGCATGGGTGGCATGCCTTATGGTCCACAG aTGGGATCATACGGACAGCAGGGACCAGCAGGCTATGGCTCCCAGGGCCAGGCACCATATTACGCCCAGCCAGGCCAGGCTCCTCACCCGGGCCAGCAGCAAACCCCCTACTCCCAGCCCCCACAAGGACAACCAGGTGGCCAGACTCCTTACCCAGGGCAACCCCACCCTCCGCCAACTTCTGCGACACACACCCAGGGAGGACCACCCTATCAGCAGCCCCACATGCCCCCCCAGTCCCAGGGGCCACTGCCAGGTCCATCCCAAGGGCCCCCACAGTCTCAGCCACCTTATTCCCAAGCCTCAGCACCACAGTCTGGCCAATCTCTGTATGCCCAGCAGCAGGGTCCTCCCAGCCAGGCCCCGCAGCAGCCAAGTTCCCAGGATACCCCTGGATCACAGGGCCAGTCCAGCTACCCAGGATCCACACCAGGGCCTCAGCAGCCACCCTCGCAGCAACAGCAGGCACAGTCTCAGCCTCCACAGCAGCCACAGGGACACAGCCAACACCCACAGGGCCAGCCTGCAGCGTACACAGCGAaccctcagcagcagcagcaagcacAACAGTCAACTTATCAGCGcttccctcctccaccacagcAG gagGTGTCCCAGGACTCATTTCAGTCCAATGCCCCTCCATCCACTCAGACTAAATCTGGCCCAGAGGACAGTCAAGGCCGCCCCTCCAGCCTTCCG gacCTGTCAGGGTCTATTGACGACCTGCCCACAGGTGCAGAGGGTGCCCTCAGTCCTGGTGTGAGCACATCAGGTGTGTCAAGCAGCCAGGGGGAACAGAGTAACCAGGCCGAGTCGCCCTTCTCTCCACACACGTCTCCCCACCTGCCAGGCATCCGAGGGCCTTCACCCTCCCCAGCTGGCTCCCCTGCCAGTGCGAGCACACCCCGCACAGGACCGCTGTCCCCTGCCAACATCCCAG GGACCCAGATGCCTCCCAGGCCCTCAAGTGTGCAGTCAGATGGGAGTCTGCACCCTGCTATGAGCCAGTCTCCTATGGCCCAGGACAGAG GGTTTATGCAGAGAAACCCTCAGATGCCTCCTTATGGCTCCCCCCAGTCAGCTTCTGCACTGTCGCCGCGTCAGTCTTCAGGGGGACAGATGCATCCTGCAATGGGCCCATATCAGCAGAACAACTCCATGGCTGGCTATGGACAGCAGGGTGGACAATATGGCCCCCAAG GCTATCCCCGGCAGCCTGGATATGGCAACATGCCCAACGCAACCTACCCTGGGCCGGGCATGGGCCCAATAAACCCCATGGCAGGACAGGGTGGGGGACCGCCATATAGTGGAATGCCTCCTGGAAGGATGCCTCCTAATCAAATGGGGGCACGTCCCTATGGCCCAAATATGGGTCCAAATATGGGCCCGAACATGGGTCCAAACATCCCTCCTAACATGGGCAACATGCCACCCCAGGTAGGCTCAGGAATGTGTCCTCCTCCAGGCATGAACAGAAAGCCCCAGGACCCTGCAGCCATGCAGCACCCCGCCACCAACTCCATGCATAACAG GATGCCTGGCTACCCCAACATGTCTCCAGGTATGATGGCCTCTGGCCCACCCTATGGCCCTCCCATGAACAACATGCCTGGAATGATGAACACACAAGGTGGATCGCCTTATCCAATGGGGCCAAACATGGCCAATAACTCAAGTG GTATGGCCCCCAGCCCAGAggtaaacaacaaaatgaataacaaaGTAGATGGCACTGTCACGCCTAAGCCAGAGCCCAAATCTAAG AAGTCCAACTCTTCCACCACCACCAATGAAAAGATAACAAGGCTGTACGAGTTAGGACCAGAGCCAGACAGGAAGATGTGGGTGGACCGTTATTTGGCCTTCATTGAAGAAAAAGCCATGCCCATGACCAACCTGCCCGCTGTAGGACGCAAACCCCTCGACCTGTTCCGGCTGTATATGTCTGTTAAAGATATTGGAGGAATGACACAG GTGAATAAGAATAAGAAATGGCGTGATCTGGCTGCTTCCCTAAATGTGGGTACATCCAGCAGTGCTGCCAGTTCTTTGAAGAAACAGTACATCCAGTGTCTCTATGCCTTTGAGTGCAAAATTGAGCGTGGTGAGGACCCTCCTCCTGAAATCTTTACAGACAACAAGAAGAATCAAGCTGCTAAGGTCCAGCCCCCTTCTCCAG CGTCCCTGTGCTCCACAGCTGGGTCAGGCTCCCTGCAGGGTCCTCAGACTCCCCAGTCCACCAGCAGCTCCATGGCTGAGGGGGGAGACCTAAAACCTCCCACCCCAGCCTCCACTCCTCATACCCAGATGCCCCCCATGCCACCTGGCTCTAG CGTTAACCTGCAGGACCCCTTCTCTGAAGGTAATGACCCTGCTTTCCCCAGGAAGAACCTGACGCCCAACTCCACCTATCAACCCGGCATGAACACACCAGACATGCAAGGACGCATGGGCACCTACGAACCCAACAAGGACCCCTTTGGTAACATGCGGAAAG TTGGGGAGCAGTTTCTACCTGCTAATCAGGGTCCTAACAGCGGAGTGGGtgaccaacagcagcagcagcagcagccgccgccacaacagcagcagcagcagcagcagcaacagcagcagcagcagcctccatTCAACAGGGGACCACCCGGGGCTATGGGCACGATGCCAATGGGGCCCAGACAGCAGTATCCTTATGGACCAGGCTACGACAGGAG ATCTGAGCAGGGAATGGGCCCAGAGGGCAACATGGGATCCGGTGCTCCTCAGCCAAACCCTATGATGCCTGCCAACGCCGACACGGGGATGTATTCGCCAAATCGCTTCCCACCACAGCAGCCACG GCATGATTCCTATGGTAATCAGTATCCTGGACAGGGAACGCCCCCTACTGGCTCCTACCCAAATCAGCAGCCTGGAATGtacccacaacaacaacaacaacaacaacaacag AGTTACAAGCGTCCTGTGGAAGGAGGCTACCCTCCGTCAAAACGTCATGAGACAGAGTACAGTGGACCCTTCCATGGTGGACAACagccaccgcagcagcagcagcaacagcaaggAGGTGCCTCTGCACCCTCTTCAGGACAGCAGGAAACGTACAATCAGTACAGTGGAAGTGGACCCTTCCCCGGCTCTGATCGCCGTCCACCTGGCCCAGGCAATCAGTACCCCTTTCCCTTTGGTCGTGAACGAATGCAAGGAGCGACAGGGCCCAATGCTCAGCCCAACATGCCCCCTCAGATGATGCAGGCAGGCCCTGAGGGTCCTCAGGGAggaatgtggcagggtccgagAGATATGAACTATCAGAACTACCCCGGCCGGCAGGGTGGCCCTGGAGGCCCACCCCAGGGACCCGGTTACCCTGGCATGAACCGCTCAGAggagatgatgtcatcagaacAGCGCATGAATCATGATGGCCAGTGGGGCAGTCAGATGGGCCCACGGCAGCCTCCCTATGGTCCTGCAGGACCTGGCCAACCTATGCCTCGATCAGTACAGTCCAACTACCAGCCCCCTCAGGGAGTGCAAAACCACATTCCACAGGTGTCCAGCCCGGCCTCCATGCCTCGCCCTATGGAGAGCAGGACATCACCTAGTAAATCCCCCTATATGCACGGAGTCATGAAGATGCAGAAGGCTGGCCCTCCGGTCCCTGCATCTCACATAGTGCCCCCTCCGGTGCAGTCGCCTCTAATAAGGCGAGACATGCCTTTTCCCCCAGGCTCTGTAGAAGCTTCCCATCCTGTCCTGAAACCACGTCGGAGACTCACCGTGAAAGATATTG GAACTCCTGAGGCCTGGAGAGTAATGATGTCATTAAAGTCTGGTCTGTTGGGTGAGAGTACGTGGGCCTTAGATACCATCAACATTCTCCTGTATGATGACAGCACTATTTCCACCTTTGATCTCAACACG TTGCCTGGCCTATTGGAGTTGGTGGTTGAGTATTTCAGACGATGCCTCATTGAAATCTTTGGCATTCTACGGGAATATGAGGTGGGAGACACCGGCCAGAGGACACTACTTGATCCTGATGCCTTGAAACGAGACTGGGAcagaacagaagaagaggaaccaCGGGCTGAGGACATGGAACAaggggaggaggatgatgaagaagaggaggaacaaGAAACTGAGGGGACAGCTCatgtgaaagaggaggaggagcaaaaGCAGTGCTCTGAGTCTCGGGGTCGAGATGAGAAAACgcaggatgaggagaggaagagcaagaGTTCTTCATCTGAACAGACAGGCTCTTTGCAATCCTCAGCTGCCCAAGAGAGACCCAAACAGGCCAGCAAGTTTGACAAATTCCCCGTAAAGGTGGTACGAAAGAAAGATCCATTTGTGGCTGGCCAGTCCAATAATCATGGCAAACTGCAAGAGTTTGACAGTGGGTTGCTTCATTGGAGTGCTGGAGGGGGAGACTCAACAGAACACATCCAGACTCACTTTGAACCACGCAAAGACTTCTTGGAACCACGAGAGCGAATACCTGTGCCCCCGGTTTTGCTTAGGCGACGAGTCCCAGAAGAAGAGATGCCGGAAAACTGTTTGCCAGTAGAGGAAGACAAAAGGAAGCATCAGGATGAAGATGAACAGCCCAAAGAGACATCTCCCTCAGAGAAAACAGCAGTCTCAGAAAAGGctagctgtgaggaggagaagacaaCTGATTCTGAGACAAAGACAATTGAGAAAGCTgtaaaaagtcaccaggagaaTAGTAAAAGCATTCTTTCTGCCATCAGTGGTTTAACCCAGAAGTCGCAGCAGTCTGGCACCATACTGGAGGATGAGCCTCACAGTAAAGATGAGGGGCCGCTCATTGCACTGGCCAACTGGCAGGATTCTTTAGCCCGCCGCTGCATTTGTATCTCCAATATTGTCCGCAGCCTGTCCTTTGTGCCAGGCAATGACCACGAGATGTCCAAACATCCAGGGCTGCTACTGCTACTGGGACGCCTGATCCTGCTCCACCACAGGCACCCTGAGCGCAAGCAGGCCCCACTTACCTACGAGAAAGATGAGGATTCAGACGAGGGAGTGGGCCAAAGGGACGAGTGGTGGTGGGACTGCTTAGGGCTCCTGAGGGAGAACACGCTGGTCACTTTGGCGAACATCTCAGGCCAACTCGACCTTTCCGTCTACCCTGAGAGCATCTGCTTGCCTCTGTTGGACGGTCTCCTCCACTGGGCTGTCTGCCCGTCAGCAGAGGCCCAGGACCCCTTCCCCACCCTGGGCCCCCACAGCGCTTTGTCACCTCAGAGACTGGTCCTGGAGACGCTAAGCAAATTAAGCATCCAAGACAACAATGTGGACCTCATCTTGGCCACTCCACCATTCAGTCGGTTGGAGAAACTATACGGGAACCTGGTGCGGCTAATTGGAGACAGGAAGATTGCAGTCTGCAGGGAGATGGCCGTTGTCCTACTGGCCAACTTGGCCCAGGGTGATACTATGGCAGCCCGAGCCATCGCTGTTCAGAAAGGCAGTGTGGGCAACTTGCTAGGCTTCCTGGAGGATAGTCTGGCTGCCACACAGCTTCAGCAGAGTCAGAGCTCTCTACTACACCTACAGGGGATGCACTTCGAGCCCACAAGCCCGGACATGATGCGGCGAGCTGCCCGGGCTCTGCACGCCTTAGCCAAGGTGGAGGAGAACCACTCAGAGTTCACACTACACGAGTCCCGACTCCTCGACCTTTCAGTGTCTCCCCTAATGAACTCGCTGGTTTCTCATGTTATCTGTGATGTACTCTTTTTGATTGGCCAGTCATGA